In one window of bacterium DNA:
- a CDS encoding molybdenum cofactor biosynthesis protein MoaE gives MQSPQAEHSPQGDTWIGLCAEQLPLEAAVAWANRPHCGAVVMFSGNARDNSPDRRKVYELTYEAYEAEAEGRLAAVAHQAREQWPDVGRLALLHRTGTLRVGDAAVVVVASAPHRHEAFSAARFCIDALKATVPIWKLERWAGGESWGREAQHLSEIEEYVQRVENPL, from the coding sequence GTGCAGTCACCACAGGCTGAGCATTCACCACAGGGAGACACGTGGATCGGTCTTTGCGCGGAGCAATTGCCCCTCGAGGCGGCGGTGGCGTGGGCCAACCGTCCGCACTGCGGCGCCGTGGTGATGTTCTCCGGGAACGCCAGGGACAACTCTCCTGATCGTCGGAAGGTCTACGAGTTGACCTACGAGGCCTACGAGGCCGAGGCTGAGGGCCGCTTGGCGGCGGTGGCGCACCAGGCGCGTGAACAGTGGCCCGACGTCGGCCGGCTGGCGCTGCTGCACCGCACCGGCACGCTGAGGGTCGGAGATGCGGCGGTTGTCGTCGTGGCCTCGGCGCCGCACAGGCACGAGGCGTTCAGCGCGGCCAGGTTCTGCATCGACGCGTTGAAAGCCACCGTCCCGATCTGGAAGCTGGAGCGCTGGGCAGGGGGCGAGAGCTGGGGGAGAGAGGCCCAGCACCTGTCGGAGATCGAGGAGTACGTGCAGCGGGTTGAGAACCCGCTCTAG
- a CDS encoding zinc-dependent metalloprotease produces MSPADDPFDEDPADWGGEGDPLGAWPLLGDLTRLLRSPAVSRQAADQLAVAVASDGGREPNASPADRAAFSDLAGIAQLAAEAATGLPITVDHRPVEIAVVNRSGWAHHTLRDWRPHFQQLQEGLNAAHGAAADPDSPSDRPEAMLRRLMEPLAPLLADMTAGSLTGRLARVALGSYDVILPRVRSDRLLLVEPNISAFAEAWSLPRDDTCLWVCVHSLIANAVLSVPSVHQRLTDLLERHAQGFEIDPGGIVESLQERLGDLDPERAMAEMPALLSSPEMLLGATRSENQETVAGHLEDLLSVLVGYVDATTERACEQLLGARSPVREAFRRRRFTPPAEARQVARLLGVDVGPEASGRGARFVEGVTERAGTEGVGRLWQSAENWPTPNEIDAPGLWLARLEVYEGPGDSGPGGGRPDPGG; encoded by the coding sequence ATGTCCCCGGCCGACGATCCTTTCGACGAGGACCCCGCCGACTGGGGCGGGGAGGGAGACCCCCTCGGAGCCTGGCCACTCCTGGGGGACCTGACCAGGCTGCTCCGGTCCCCCGCCGTCAGCCGCCAGGCCGCCGACCAACTGGCGGTGGCGGTTGCCTCCGACGGCGGGCGCGAGCCGAATGCCTCTCCCGCGGACCGCGCCGCCTTCAGCGACCTGGCCGGCATTGCCCAGCTGGCGGCCGAGGCGGCCACCGGGCTGCCGATTACCGTCGATCATCGACCGGTCGAGATCGCCGTGGTGAATCGCAGCGGCTGGGCGCATCACACGCTGCGTGATTGGCGACCGCACTTCCAGCAGTTGCAGGAAGGGCTGAACGCGGCACATGGCGCCGCAGCGGATCCCGACTCCCCCAGCGATCGCCCCGAAGCGATGCTGCGGCGGCTCATGGAGCCGTTGGCGCCGCTGCTGGCGGACATGACAGCGGGGTCGCTGACCGGCCGGCTGGCGCGCGTCGCCCTCGGTTCCTACGACGTGATCCTTCCCCGCGTGCGCAGCGACCGGCTACTGCTGGTCGAGCCGAACATCAGCGCGTTCGCCGAGGCCTGGAGCCTGCCGCGGGACGACACGTGCCTCTGGGTCTGCGTGCACTCCCTCATCGCCAACGCGGTGCTCAGCGTCCCGTCGGTGCACCAGCGGCTGACCGACCTCCTCGAGCGTCACGCGCAGGGCTTCGAGATCGACCCCGGCGGGATCGTCGAGTCGTTGCAGGAGCGGCTCGGCGACCTGGACCCCGAGCGGGCCATGGCCGAGATGCCCGCCCTGCTCTCCAGCCCCGAGATGTTGCTGGGGGCAACACGCTCGGAGAACCAGGAGACGGTCGCGGGACACCTGGAGGATCTCCTCTCGGTCCTGGTTGGCTACGTGGACGCCACCACCGAGCGGGCCTGCGAGCAACTGCTGGGCGCCCGGAGTCCCGTGCGGGAGGCCTTCAGGCGACGCCGTTTCACGCCGCCCGCCGAGGCCCGCCAGGTGGCCCGACTCCTGGGCGTCGACGTGGGCCCGGAGGCCTCAGGGCGTGGCGCGCGGTTCGTGGAGGGCGTCACCGAGCGAGCCGGCACCGAGGGCGTCGGCCGACTCTGGCAGTCCGCCGAGAACTGGCCGACGCCGAACGAGATCGACGCCCCGGGACTGTGGCTGGCTCGTCTGGAGGTCTACGAGGGCCCCGGGGATTCGGGTCCGGGCGGTGGTCGGCCCGATCCCGGCGGCTGA
- a CDS encoding NAD-dependent epimerase/dehydratase family protein: MNRPPDSFDTRTGAADPGRPLVVAITGVAGSIGSRLAARLASRTGEVQVVGVDSQPLQSQLGAELRRGDLRTGDVVAMLQGVDVVAHLVSAFDPRRDGLESASLDIEMVRRLLAAVPRAQVSGVVLMSSAMVYGAWPDNPVPLSEEALLRPNPGFSFAAHKAEVERLAAEWHADNPDVRLVVLRPVTAVAAGESSWAARTLRAAVTVAAGDDDPPVQFLHLDDLAAAVELAVLGDLAGAYNVAPDGYVSATRMRRLSGMVPWLRVPPQVASWLARFRWRWRLAPTPPGVVPYTRFPWVVSNERLRAAGWTPRHSNEECYVDSHHAKPWAITTSSVMQRRSLAVLVALVAVGLGIAIGAMTRARRAARPPVP, translated from the coding sequence ATGAACCGCCCTCCCGACAGCTTCGATACCCGCACCGGCGCGGCGGACCCCGGCCGCCCGCTCGTCGTGGCGATCACCGGGGTCGCCGGATCCATCGGTTCGCGGCTGGCGGCACGGCTGGCGTCCCGCACCGGCGAGGTTCAGGTTGTCGGTGTGGACTCGCAACCGCTGCAGTCGCAACTCGGTGCCGAACTCCGCCGGGGGGATCTCCGAACCGGCGACGTGGTGGCGATGTTGCAGGGTGTCGACGTCGTCGCCCACCTCGTGTCGGCGTTCGATCCGCGTCGCGACGGGCTGGAGTCGGCGAGTCTGGACATCGAGATGGTGCGGCGCCTGCTGGCCGCGGTGCCCCGGGCACAGGTCTCCGGCGTCGTCCTGATGTCCAGCGCGATGGTCTACGGCGCCTGGCCCGACAACCCGGTTCCGTTGTCCGAGGAGGCGCTGCTGCGGCCGAACCCGGGCTTCTCGTTCGCGGCGCACAAGGCGGAGGTGGAACGGCTCGCCGCCGAGTGGCACGCCGACAATCCCGACGTGCGCCTCGTCGTGCTCCGGCCGGTGACCGCCGTGGCCGCCGGCGAGAGCAGTTGGGCGGCCCGTACCCTGCGCGCGGCGGTGACTGTGGCGGCCGGCGACGACGACCCGCCGGTGCAGTTCCTGCATCTCGACGACTTGGCGGCGGCGGTGGAGTTGGCGGTGCTCGGCGATCTCGCGGGCGCCTACAACGTGGCCCCGGACGGCTACGTCTCGGCGACCCGCATGAGGCGGCTGAGCGGCATGGTGCCCTGGCTGCGGGTGCCGCCGCAGGTGGCGTCCTGGCTGGCGCGCTTCCGCTGGCGCTGGCGCCTGGCGCCGACACCGCCCGGGGTGGTCCCTTACACCCGGTTCCCCTGGGTCGTGTCGAACGAGCGCCTGCGGGCGGCCGGTTGGACGCCCCGGCACAGCAACGAAGAGTGTTACGTCGACTCGCACCATGCCAAGCCCTGGGCGATCACGACATCCTCGGTGATGCAGCGGAGATCACTGGCTGTGCTCGTCGCCCTCGTGGCGGTCGGTCTGGGGATCGCGATAGGGGCGATGACCCGGGCGCGCCGTGCCGCCCGGCCGCCTGTGCCCTGA
- the phoU gene encoding phosphate signaling complex protein PhoU, translating to MVESLRKPFVDELEEVRVELIRMAGLVIESIPRCTEALLSSDLAAAQEIIDADNILDAASLALEHHCQQLLALQQPMAGDLRTILAAMTINHELERSGDLVENIAKAMRRVYGIDFGPRLRGLITQMSEEATRLMRFAVDAFADGNSGLAAALDDIDDRLDRLNHQCLALIVGEEGREMGDLMSGVQLALIARYYERIGDHAVNIGERVRYMVDGWRPGQSEEVPADQAPDLGAEPPVE from the coding sequence ATGGTCGAGAGTCTCCGCAAACCCTTCGTGGACGAGCTCGAGGAGGTCCGGGTCGAGTTGATCCGCATGGCCGGTCTCGTCATCGAGTCGATCCCGCGCTGCACCGAGGCCCTGCTCTCGAGCGACCTGGCGGCGGCACAGGAGATCATCGACGCGGACAACATCCTCGACGCTGCCTCCCTGGCGCTCGAGCACCACTGCCAGCAGCTCCTGGCGCTGCAGCAGCCCATGGCCGGTGATCTGCGCACGATCCTGGCCGCCATGACGATCAATCACGAGTTGGAACGCTCGGGTGACCTGGTGGAGAACATCGCCAAGGCCATGCGGCGGGTGTACGGCATCGACTTCGGTCCGCGCCTGCGCGGTCTCATCACCCAGATGAGCGAGGAGGCCACGCGGCTGATGCGGTTCGCCGTGGATGCCTTCGCCGACGGCAACTCGGGCCTCGCCGCCGCCCTCGACGACATCGACGACCGCCTGGACCGGCTGAACCATCAGTGCCTCGCCCTGATCGTGGGCGAGGAGGGCCGGGAGATGGGCGATCTGATGTCGGGGGTGCAACTCGCCCTGATCGCCCGCTACTACGAGCGGATCGGTGACCACGCCGTCAATATCGGCGAGCGGGTCCGCTACATGGTGGACGGTTGGAGGCCCGGCCAGTCGGAGGAGGTGCCGGCCGATCAGGCGCCGGACCTCGGCGCCGAGCCTCCGGTCGAGTAG
- the pstA gene encoding phosphate ABC transporter permease PstA translates to MAVRLGRVFDDKTRRVVTSEVYRRSRDVRGGVFRVLLQIALLVALLVLAILLVDTVTDGWSILDGRLGDFLAGGLRSQSGDPELGVFQGIRGSLWIAVFVIVLAFPLGIGAAVYLEEYAPKSRLTSFIDLNIRNLAGVPSVVYGLLGLAIFVRGLKDLTGGQSVTAAGITLAVLVLPIVIITSAEAIRAVPQSLREAGYGAGATRWEVIRTQVLPYAAPGILTGTLLSLSRAIGEAAPLILVGAVTGFLGGQSGLVDVSQLQERFTALPIIITEWVQESGRDRGFAPAAAAAIVVMLVVVLLLNSAAILLRNHFEKKR, encoded by the coding sequence GTGGCCGTGCGACTCGGACGCGTCTTCGACGACAAGACCCGCAGGGTGGTGACATCGGAGGTCTACCGGCGCTCGCGTGACGTCCGCGGCGGCGTGTTCCGGGTCCTGCTGCAGATCGCGCTGCTCGTGGCGCTGCTGGTCCTGGCGATCCTGCTCGTCGACACGGTCACCGACGGCTGGTCGATCCTCGACGGGCGGCTCGGGGACTTCCTCGCGGGGGGGCTGCGCTCGCAGTCGGGGGATCCGGAACTGGGCGTGTTCCAGGGCATCCGGGGCTCGCTCTGGATCGCGGTCTTCGTGATCGTCCTGGCGTTCCCGCTGGGGATCGGCGCCGCTGTCTACCTCGAGGAGTACGCCCCGAAGTCTCGGCTCACGAGCTTCATCGACCTGAACATCCGCAATCTGGCGGGCGTGCCGTCCGTCGTCTACGGCCTGCTGGGACTCGCCATCTTCGTGCGGGGCCTCAAGGACCTCACCGGGGGACAGTCGGTCACCGCGGCCGGGATCACCCTCGCCGTGCTCGTGTTGCCGATCGTCATCATCACCTCCGCCGAAGCGATCCGCGCCGTGCCGCAGTCCCTCCGTGAGGCGGGTTACGGGGCCGGCGCCACCCGCTGGGAGGTCATCCGCACGCAGGTCCTGCCGTACGCGGCGCCCGGGATCCTCACCGGCACCCTGCTGTCACTCTCGCGGGCCATCGGCGAGGCCGCGCCGCTGATCCTCGTGGGCGCCGTCACCGGTTTCCTCGGCGGGCAGTCGGGGCTGGTGGACGTCTCGCAACTGCAGGAACGGTTCACGGCCCTGCCGATCATCATCACCGAATGGGTGCAGGAATCCGGCCGGGACCGCGGGTTCGCTCCTGCCGCGGCGGCCGCGATCGTGGTAATGCTGGTAGTGGTGCTGCTCCTGAACTCGGCCGCGATCCTCCTGCGGAACCACTTCGAGAAGAAGAGATGA
- the pstB gene encoding phosphate ABC transporter ATP-binding protein PstB yields the protein MATMTDAAEVAMNGDGAVPRASEAPPGVAAAAAGEAFPPDVVFRVEDLNCYYGPNRAVRDVTMDISEREITAIIGPSGCGKTTVLRCFNRMNDLIEGARATGTLLFRGVDLYDQRVDPVEVRRRVGMVFQKPNPFPKSVFDNVAYGPRIAGSVPKSEFPEVVEASLRRAALFDEVKDRLKDSAMGLSGGQQQRLCIARAIATSPDVLLMDEPCSALDPISTAHIEELMHNLKEEYTIIIVTHNMQQAARISDRTAFFTADVDAESNSRYGLLVEFDNTEKIFSNPSDERTENYVTGRFG from the coding sequence ATGGCCACAATGACAGACGCAGCGGAGGTTGCGATGAACGGCGACGGTGCAGTGCCCCGGGCCTCCGAGGCCCCGCCGGGGGTCGCCGCGGCAGCGGCGGGAGAGGCGTTCCCGCCCGACGTCGTCTTCCGCGTCGAGGACCTGAACTGCTACTACGGTCCCAACCGGGCCGTACGCGACGTGACAATGGACATCAGCGAGCGCGAGATCACCGCCATCATCGGCCCCTCGGGATGCGGCAAGACGACGGTGCTGCGCTGCTTCAACCGCATGAACGACCTCATCGAGGGGGCACGGGCCACCGGGACGCTGCTGTTCCGGGGGGTCGACCTCTACGACCAGCGGGTAGACCCCGTCGAGGTGCGCCGCCGCGTCGGCATGGTGTTCCAGAAGCCGAACCCTTTCCCGAAGTCCGTCTTCGACAACGTGGCGTACGGGCCGCGCATCGCCGGCTCGGTCCCCAAGAGCGAGTTCCCCGAGGTCGTGGAGGCCTCGCTGCGCCGGGCGGCCCTGTTCGACGAGGTGAAGGACCGCCTCAAGGACTCCGCCATGGGCCTCTCCGGCGGCCAGCAGCAGCGCCTCTGCATCGCCCGGGCGATCGCCACGAGCCCCGACGTGCTGCTCATGGACGAGCCCTGCTCGGCTCTGGACCCGATCTCCACGGCGCACATCGAGGAGCTCATGCACAACCTCAAGGAGGAGTACACGATCATCATCGTGACCCACAACATGCAGCAGGCGGCCCGCATCTCGGACCGCACCGCGTTCTTCACCGCCGACGTGGACGCCGAATCGAACTCCCGCTACGGGCTGCTCGTGGAGTTCGACAATACCGAGAAGATCTTCTCCAACCCGTCCGACGAGCGCACGGAGAACTACGTGACCGGCCGCTTCGGCTGA
- the surE gene encoding 5'/3'-nucleotidase SurE translates to MRVLVTNDDGIGAPGLAALARRAVAAGHDTFVLAPRQEMSGSGASMGSLALHHPIEVRPWTIPTLNGVPAHAAAATPAACAILGCLGAVGPPPDLVLSGINHGFNVGRSALHSGTVGAAITAAAWGAKGLAVSTAWADGEVHWETAAAVALDLSGWLMDADDLRTLNVNVPNTPHDELRGVRWATLAPVGAIRSAIVGIEETADGEGFRVLTDHRSTDPAAAPRDSDRALVAGGWVTLTGLGGLAEQIPSGEWAGKLALVGPLGQGVGDGDRSDAAPAAESQR, encoded by the coding sequence ATGCGGGTCCTGGTCACCAACGACGACGGCATAGGCGCTCCGGGCCTGGCGGCGCTGGCGCGGCGCGCCGTCGCAGCCGGCCATGACACCTTCGTGCTGGCGCCGCGGCAGGAGATGAGCGGTTCCGGCGCCTCCATGGGTTCGCTGGCGCTGCACCATCCCATCGAGGTTCGTCCGTGGACGATCCCGACGCTGAACGGCGTGCCCGCCCACGCCGCGGCGGCGACACCGGCGGCGTGCGCCATCCTGGGCTGCCTCGGCGCGGTCGGGCCGCCCCCGGATCTGGTGCTGTCCGGCATCAACCACGGGTTCAATGTCGGGCGCTCCGCGCTGCATTCGGGAACGGTGGGCGCCGCCATCACCGCCGCTGCCTGGGGGGCGAAAGGGCTCGCCGTCAGCACCGCATGGGCTGACGGCGAGGTGCATTGGGAGACCGCGGCAGCCGTCGCGCTCGACCTGTCCGGTTGGTTAATGGATGCCGATGACCTGCGGACACTGAATGTGAACGTTCCCAATACCCCCCACGACGAGCTGCGCGGTGTGCGCTGGGCGACGTTGGCACCCGTCGGCGCCATCCGGAGTGCGATTGTCGGCATTGAGGAGACGGCCGACGGCGAGGGGTTCCGGGTGCTCACCGACCACAGGTCCACCGACCCGGCGGCTGCACCGAGGGATTCGGATCGGGCGCTCGTGGCCGGCGGCTGGGTCACGTTGACGGGCCTGGGAGGGCTGGCCGAGCAGATCCCCAGCGGCGAGTGGGCCGGCAAACTGGCGCTCGTCGGGCCCCTCGGGCAGGGGGTGGGTGACGGCGACCGGAGCGACGCGGCGCCCGCCGCGGAGTCGCAGCGATGA
- the pstC gene encoding phosphate ABC transporter permease subunit PstC, which yields MTGIALRLGGRRSAPTAVASLREAPVSAVVALSGLVLLATSAFLPWAVNVATGQTANAFERDLPWLLGGTDLAQQTAGSFGNGWILVGIVAVASVAGYPLFSGRRMVALPLAGIGAASSLYVYFTSYRFENQFAKIEGLVVDIGSGWWLALVGSLLVVAGGMLAQIGAGKARAVALTSGPVTLDALSGNRDRRDREAAVRKVMLAAALASILVSGLIILALVRDALTFMINIEWASVWTTGWFPRRGFYDIKTLVVSTGLVVGVSTLIATPVGLGAAVYLAEYAKPRTRRWMKPTLEVLAGIPSVVFGFFALQWISPNIIQHIDVWFGQDARLGNLAAAGVGVGILSVPLMASISEDAMKAVPNSLREASAGLGSRKVSTTLRIVLPAAVSGLVAAFIVTTSRAVGETMVVFIAGGGGDTAVYTHNVFDGSLTMTAAMASLASGTDSVVGEGLTFESLYFVGLLLFVLTLGMNLVADRIVRRFQNKY from the coding sequence GTGACCGGCATCGCCCTGCGCCTCGGCGGTCGCCGCAGCGCCCCGACGGCGGTCGCGTCGCTGCGGGAGGCGCCGGTCTCGGCGGTCGTGGCTCTCTCGGGCCTGGTGCTCCTCGCGACGTCGGCGTTCCTGCCCTGGGCGGTGAACGTCGCCACCGGACAGACGGCGAACGCCTTCGAGCGGGATCTGCCGTGGCTCCTCGGGGGGACCGATCTGGCCCAACAGACGGCCGGTTCGTTCGGCAACGGCTGGATCCTCGTCGGGATCGTCGCTGTTGCTTCCGTAGCCGGATACCCGCTGTTCAGCGGTCGCCGCATGGTCGCATTGCCCCTGGCGGGCATCGGCGCCGCCAGCTCGCTCTACGTGTACTTCACCTCGTACCGATTCGAGAACCAGTTCGCCAAGATCGAGGGGCTGGTGGTCGACATCGGCAGCGGATGGTGGCTGGCGCTCGTCGGCTCGCTGCTGGTGGTGGCCGGCGGGATGCTCGCTCAGATCGGCGCCGGGAAGGCACGGGCGGTCGCGCTGACCTCCGGTCCCGTGACTCTCGACGCCCTCTCCGGCAACCGCGATCGGCGCGACCGGGAGGCGGCGGTGCGGAAGGTCATGCTCGCCGCCGCGCTCGCATCCATCCTCGTGTCGGGGTTGATCATTCTGGCGCTCGTCCGGGATGCCCTGACCTTCATGATCAACATCGAGTGGGCATCGGTCTGGACCACCGGGTGGTTCCCGCGCCGGGGCTTCTACGACATCAAGACCCTGGTCGTCTCGACGGGCCTCGTGGTCGGCGTCTCCACGCTCATCGCCACCCCCGTCGGGCTCGGCGCGGCGGTCTATCTCGCGGAGTACGCCAAGCCGCGGACGAGACGCTGGATGAAGCCCACGCTGGAGGTCCTCGCCGGGATCCCCAGCGTCGTGTTCGGCTTCTTCGCCCTGCAATGGATCTCGCCCAACATCATCCAACACATCGACGTCTGGTTCGGCCAGGACGCCCGCCTGGGCAATCTGGCGGCGGCCGGTGTCGGCGTGGGGATCCTGAGCGTCCCGCTGATGGCCTCCATCTCCGAGGACGCCATGAAGGCCGTGCCGAACTCGCTGCGCGAGGCCTCGGCGGGCTTGGGCTCGCGCAAGGTCTCCACCACGTTGCGGATCGTGCTGCCCGCCGCCGTCTCGGGCCTCGTGGCCGCGTTCATCGTGACGACGTCCCGCGCGGTCGGCGAGACCATGGTCGTCTTCATCGCCGGCGGCGGCGGGGACACGGCCGTCTACACCCACAACGTGTTCGACGGCAGCCTCACGATGACCGCTGCCATGGCCTCGCTCGCCTCGGGCACCGACAGCGTCGTGGGTGAGGGCCTGACATTCGAGTCGCTGTACTTCGTGGGCCTGCTGCTCTTCGTGCTCACCCTCGGTATGAACCTCGTCGCCGACCGCATCGTGCGGCGGTTCCAGAACAAGTACTGA
- a CDS encoding response regulator transcription factor, with translation MNGSPRVLVVEDEPSFVEALSAGLRREGFALDIARDGREALDRFRACEPDLVLLDVMLPRLSGLDVCREIRSISNVPIVMVSAKGDEIDTVVGLEVGADDYVPKPYRFRELVARMRAALRRAQLQAAQSGLAEADPGRPLEIGDVSIDSEGHEVWVRGEMVRLPLKEFDLLRTLMANAGRVVSRDDLIDEVWGADYVGDTKTLDAHIRRLRRKIEVEPSNPQHIVTVRGVGYKYSEPVASPAGKGES, from the coding sequence GTGAACGGTTCCCCTCGAGTGTTGGTGGTCGAGGACGAGCCGTCCTTCGTCGAGGCGCTCAGCGCGGGTCTGCGCCGCGAGGGATTCGCTCTGGACATCGCACGTGACGGTCGCGAGGCGCTGGACCGTTTCAGGGCGTGCGAGCCCGACCTCGTTCTTCTCGACGTCATGCTTCCCCGGCTGTCGGGGTTGGACGTCTGCCGTGAGATTCGCAGCATCTCCAACGTCCCGATCGTGATGGTCTCGGCGAAGGGCGACGAGATCGACACGGTCGTGGGCCTGGAGGTGGGTGCCGACGACTACGTCCCGAAGCCCTACAGGTTCCGCGAGCTGGTTGCCCGGATGCGTGCGGCGCTGCGGCGCGCGCAGCTTCAAGCCGCGCAGTCAGGGCTCGCCGAGGCGGATCCCGGACGGCCCCTCGAGATCGGCGACGTGTCGATCGATTCGGAGGGCCACGAGGTCTGGGTCCGGGGCGAGATGGTTCGCCTGCCATTGAAGGAGTTCGATCTGTTGCGCACGCTGATGGCCAACGCGGGACGCGTCGTGAGCCGTGACGATCTCATCGACGAGGTCTGGGGTGCGGACTACGTGGGCGACACCAAGACGCTGGACGCGCACATCCGCCGGCTGCGGCGCAAGATCGAGGTGGAGCCCTCCAACCCGCAGCACATCGTCACCGTGCGGGGAGTGGGCTACAAGTACTCTGAACCCGTCGCTTCCCCAGCCGGGAAGGGAGAATCCTAG
- a CDS encoding ATP-binding protein, with product MTAAVAVLGPALAVAVVVLGAMAVRFRRARHSMEQLLDARGGNGRTTEGPEGSLGGLVESTEADPLRTTGTADVCAAIEAVGDRLRSLERSGDVRAEWMQRLGEVVSRMTEGVVISDADGRIVFRDDTVHPAVSTRHGHALIEAALSRVLGQACEGMTVTEEVRLYGPPERILRLSASPMAEGGLALIEDVTERERLETMRRDFVSNISHELRTPVGAISLLAETLGDLLADSAGSAGEVTLGVEDRATVVGLASRMVSEADRMTRAIDDLAELSRVERDADGERSVMALQDIVSAVVERLANAAEQCGIAVGVAAPAEPVLVRADRRQIASAVHNLLDNSLKYSDAGTSVNVRIRRLDDAAELSVQDMGVGIPQGDLPRVFERFYRVDRSRTSASGGIGLGLAIVRHVAINHRGVVTVQSMEGEGSTFTLRLPRVPEDGDAVRQTPSLAESPLAEPDGAPATRSRVGGSEP from the coding sequence ATGACTGCGGCGGTCGCGGTCCTCGGGCCGGCGCTGGCCGTCGCGGTGGTCGTACTCGGGGCCATGGCGGTTCGTTTCCGCCGCGCGCGGCACTCGATGGAACAGCTCCTGGACGCTCGAGGCGGCAACGGCCGGACCACCGAGGGGCCCGAGGGCAGCCTGGGGGGCCTCGTGGAGTCCACCGAGGCCGACCCGCTCCGCACCACCGGCACCGCCGACGTCTGCGCTGCGATCGAAGCCGTGGGCGACCGGCTGCGTTCCCTGGAACGGTCCGGGGACGTTCGGGCCGAGTGGATGCAACGCCTCGGTGAGGTCGTGTCCCGGATGACCGAGGGCGTGGTGATCTCCGATGCCGATGGCCGGATCGTCTTCCGCGACGACACCGTGCATCCGGCGGTCTCGACCCGGCACGGCCATGCGCTGATCGAGGCCGCTCTGAGCCGCGTCCTCGGTCAGGCCTGCGAGGGGATGACGGTCACCGAGGAGGTCCGCCTCTACGGTCCGCCCGAGCGCATCCTCCGGCTCAGCGCGTCGCCGATGGCCGAGGGGGGACTGGCGCTCATCGAGGACGTCACTGAGCGGGAGCGGCTCGAGACCATGCGCCGTGACTTCGTCTCGAACATCAGCCATGAGCTGCGCACCCCCGTCGGCGCGATCAGCCTCCTGGCCGAGACGCTCGGGGATCTGTTGGCCGACAGCGCCGGGTCGGCCGGCGAGGTGACGCTGGGTGTCGAGGACCGGGCAACCGTCGTGGGGCTCGCCTCGCGGATGGTGTCCGAGGCGGACAGGATGACGCGCGCCATCGACGATCTCGCCGAACTCAGCCGCGTCGAGCGCGACGCCGACGGTGAGCGCAGCGTCATGGCCTTGCAGGACATCGTGAGTGCCGTCGTCGAGCGACTCGCCAACGCGGCCGAGCAATGCGGCATCGCCGTCGGCGTCGCCGCGCCTGCCGAGCCGGTTCTGGTCCGGGCAGACAGGCGCCAGATCGCCTCGGCTGTCCACAATCTGCTCGACAACTCGCTCAAGTACTCCGACGCGGGGACATCGGTGAATGTGCGGATCCGCCGCCTGGACGACGCCGCCGAACTATCCGTTCAGGACATGGGTGTCGGGATCCCCCAGGGAGACCTGCCCCGGGTCTTCGAACGCTTCTACCGGGTCGACCGCTCGCGGACGTCGGCCTCCGGCGGGATCGGCCTCGGATTGGCCATCGTCCGGCACGTCGCGATCAACCATCGCGGCGTCGTGACGGTGCAGTCCATGGAGGGCGAGGGCAGTACGTTCACCTTGCGATTGCCGCGTGTCCCCGAGGACGGGGACGCCGTGCGACAGACCCCTTCCCTTGCGGAGTCGCCGCTCGCTGAGCCGGATGGCGCGCCCGCAACCAGGTCCCGGGTGGGCGGGAGCGAGCCGTGA